A single genomic interval of Amycolatopsis albispora harbors:
- a CDS encoding S-(hydroxymethyl)mycothiol dehydrogenase: MPYEVQGVVSREKGAPVSLETVLVPDPGPGEAVVSVQACGVCHTDLHYREGGINDEFPFLLGHEAAGVVEQVGAGVTDLEPGDFVILNWRAVCGTCRACKRGRPWYCFSTFNAAQPMTLADGTALSPALGIGAFLEKTLVHSGQCTKVSPEAEPAVAGLLGCGVMAGIGAAINTGAVGRGDSVAVIGCGGVGAAAVAGSRLAGADRIIAVDTDERKLTWAKDFGATHTFDAAGKSEDEVVEAVRELTGGFGADVVIDAVGRPETWREAFYARDLAGTVVLVGVPTPEMKLEMPLIDFFSRGGSLKSSWYGDCLPSRDFPMLVELYRQGRLPLDKFVTEKIPLDGVEQAFARMHAGDVLRSVVTF; the protein is encoded by the coding sequence ATGCCGTACGAAGTCCAGGGCGTGGTCTCGCGGGAGAAGGGCGCGCCGGTCTCGCTGGAGACCGTGCTGGTGCCCGATCCGGGGCCGGGTGAGGCGGTGGTCTCGGTGCAGGCCTGCGGGGTCTGCCACACCGACCTGCACTACCGCGAGGGCGGGATCAACGACGAGTTCCCGTTCCTGCTGGGCCACGAGGCCGCCGGCGTGGTCGAGCAGGTCGGCGCCGGCGTGACCGACCTGGAGCCGGGCGACTTCGTCATCCTGAACTGGCGCGCGGTCTGCGGCACCTGCCGCGCCTGCAAGCGCGGACGGCCGTGGTACTGCTTCTCCACGTTCAACGCCGCCCAGCCGATGACGCTGGCCGACGGCACCGCGCTGAGCCCGGCGCTGGGCATCGGCGCCTTCCTCGAGAAGACGCTCGTCCACAGTGGACAGTGCACGAAGGTCAGCCCGGAGGCCGAGCCCGCGGTGGCCGGGCTGCTCGGCTGCGGGGTGATGGCCGGGATCGGCGCGGCGATCAACACCGGCGCGGTGGGCCGCGGCGATTCGGTCGCGGTGATCGGCTGCGGTGGCGTCGGCGCGGCGGCGGTGGCCGGGTCCCGGCTGGCCGGGGCGGACCGGATCATCGCGGTGGACACCGACGAGCGCAAGCTCACCTGGGCGAAGGACTTCGGTGCCACGCACACGTTCGACGCCGCTGGCAAGAGCGAGGACGAGGTCGTCGAGGCCGTCCGGGAACTGACCGGGGGCTTCGGCGCGGACGTGGTGATCGACGCGGTCGGCCGCCCGGAGACCTGGCGCGAGGCGTTCTACGCGCGTGACCTGGCGGGCACCGTGGTGCTGGTCGGCGTGCCGACGCCGGAGATGAAGCTGGAGATGCCGCTGATCGACTTCTTCTCACGCGGCGGCTCGCTCAAGTCCTCCTGGTACGGCGACTGCCTGCCGTCGCGGGACTTCCCGATGCTGGTGGAGCTGTACCGGCAGGGCAGGCTGCCGCTGGACAAGTTCGTCACCGAGAAGATCCCGCTCGACGGCGTGGAGCAGGCGTTCGCCCGGATGCACGCCGGTGACGTGCTGCGCAGCGTGGTGACCTTCTGA
- a CDS encoding gamma-glutamylcyclotransferase has translation MHFDGAGYEVPDPPDLEGRLPVLAYGSNACPSKITWLRETLGLTGAVTVLHAKCTGLAAVWASGRRVVDDQRPATLAAMPGVVEEHAVWLATPEQLRVLDVCEGRGHRYHLARVHTGEVTLANGAVLPDVLAYVGASAIRLPLLVGGNPVRVADVPQAQAGALIGETATTHGLSVTVIETE, from the coding sequence GTGCATTTCGACGGCGCCGGCTACGAGGTGCCGGACCCGCCCGATCTCGAAGGCCGCCTCCCGGTGCTGGCCTACGGTTCGAACGCCTGCCCGTCGAAGATCACCTGGTTGCGGGAGACGCTGGGGCTCACCGGCGCGGTGACCGTGCTGCACGCGAAGTGCACCGGGCTCGCCGCGGTGTGGGCGTCGGGCAGGCGCGTGGTGGACGACCAGCGCCCAGCCACCCTGGCCGCGATGCCGGGCGTGGTCGAGGAACACGCCGTCTGGCTGGCCACGCCGGAGCAGTTGCGCGTGCTCGACGTGTGCGAAGGACGCGGACACCGCTATCATCTCGCGCGGGTACACACGGGCGAGGTAACCCTCGCGAACGGTGCCGTGCTGCCGGACGTGCTCGCCTACGTAGGGGCGTCCGCGATCCGCCTGCCGCTGCTGGTCGGCGGGAACCCGGTGCGGGTCGCCGACGTGCCGCAGGCGCAGGCCGGGGCCCTGATCGGCGAGACCGCCACCACGCACGGCCTCTCCGTGACGGTCATCGAAACGGAATAA
- a CDS encoding peptidase C39 family protein — MRGRLVLSLLSVGLLAVTAAPASAAPPVHDEAIDYHEWASTRDFRAGQLEGVSIGHDGLRLSRPIGTIERTEPALGTTRTYEYARWTSPDYRHGFDATELIASWNALTPAKTWLQIEAKGTTATGESTAWYVLGQWASGDQDIHRTTVEGQSDAHASVSVDTLVTNDGVTLSSYQLRATLYREAGSAATPQVSALGAMASNVPDRFEVAKTEPGVATGIELDVPRHAQNLHKGKYPEFGGGGQSWCSPTSTAMVTEFWGKRPSDEDMSWLPPDYVDPTVAHGARFTYDYSYEGTGNWPFNTAYAASLGLKGHITRLHSLNELETYIAKGIPVITSQSFLAEELDGAGYGTAGHIFVVVGFTDEGDVIVNDPATNSNDTVRNVYKRDQFEKIWQRTKRYTASGSVASGPGGVVYLITP, encoded by the coding sequence ATGCGTGGACGGTTGGTGCTGTCGTTGCTCTCGGTCGGCCTGCTGGCCGTGACCGCCGCCCCGGCGAGCGCCGCGCCGCCGGTGCACGACGAGGCGATCGACTACCACGAATGGGCCTCGACCAGGGACTTCCGCGCCGGTCAGCTGGAGGGCGTGTCGATCGGCCACGACGGGCTCCGGCTGAGCCGACCGATCGGCACGATCGAGCGCACCGAGCCGGCGCTGGGCACCACGCGCACCTACGAGTACGCCCGCTGGACCTCGCCGGACTACCGGCACGGCTTCGACGCCACCGAGCTGATCGCGTCGTGGAACGCGCTCACCCCGGCGAAGACCTGGCTGCAGATCGAGGCCAAGGGCACCACGGCCACCGGCGAGAGCACCGCCTGGTACGTGCTGGGCCAGTGGGCGTCCGGCGACCAGGACATCCACCGGACCACCGTGGAGGGCCAGTCCGACGCGCACGCCTCGGTCAGCGTGGACACGCTGGTCACCAACGACGGGGTCACGCTCAGTTCCTATCAGCTGCGCGCCACGCTCTACCGTGAAGCGGGCAGCGCGGCCACGCCGCAGGTCAGCGCGCTCGGCGCGATGGCGTCGAACGTGCCGGACCGGTTCGAGGTGGCCAAAACCGAGCCCGGCGTGGCGACCGGCATCGAGCTGGACGTGCCGCGGCACGCGCAGAACCTGCACAAGGGCAAGTACCCGGAGTTCGGCGGTGGCGGGCAGAGCTGGTGCAGCCCGACCTCGACCGCGATGGTCACCGAGTTCTGGGGCAAGCGCCCGAGCGACGAGGACATGTCGTGGCTGCCCCCGGACTACGTCGACCCGACGGTGGCCCACGGCGCGCGCTTCACCTACGACTACTCGTACGAGGGCACCGGGAACTGGCCGTTCAACACCGCGTACGCCGCTTCGCTGGGGCTCAAGGGCCACATCACCCGGTTGCACTCGCTGAACGAGCTGGAGACCTACATCGCCAAGGGCATCCCGGTGATCACCTCGCAGTCGTTCCTGGCCGAGGAGCTCGACGGCGCCGGGTACGGCACGGCCGGGCACATCTTCGTGGTGGTCGGGTTCACCGACGAGGGTGACGTGATCGTCAACGACCCGGCGACGAACAGCAACGACACCGTGCGCAACGTGTACAAACGCGACCAGTTCGAGAAGATCTGGCAGCGCACCAAGCGGTACACCGCCAGCGGCAGCGTCGCCTCCGGGCCGGGCGGGGTCGTCTACCTGATCACCCCGTAA
- a CDS encoding DUF2382 domain-containing protein yields the protein MTGTMRPQDLIDSPVVDPAGSKIGKVGTVYLSDDTHQPEWVTVKTGLFGHRESFVPLSGADLASDGLHVRVDKEQVTDAPQIDADGHLSPEDSGELYRYYGLPMQRDRAGQDHADKQQQRGDLRGEQAAMGAAGTAGMAGTAGMAGKHDRSRGGNETAMSGQQAGMSGKAGMAPDKHTATGGKHEQKDAKHRGGEEIIRSEERFNVGTEEVETGHVRLRKYVVTEEQQVSVPVSHEEVRIEREPITDGQPGQAKIGEAEQDVVLHAEKPVVHKEAVPVERVRLGTEKVTETETVTGELRKEQIEIDDDTKRDRR from the coding sequence ATGACCGGCACGATGCGCCCGCAGGACCTGATCGACTCGCCCGTGGTCGACCCGGCCGGAAGCAAGATCGGCAAGGTGGGCACGGTCTACCTGTCCGACGACACCCACCAGCCGGAATGGGTGACGGTGAAAACCGGGCTGTTCGGCCATCGCGAGAGCTTCGTCCCGCTCAGCGGCGCGGACCTGGCCAGCGACGGCCTGCACGTGCGGGTCGACAAGGAGCAGGTGACCGACGCCCCGCAGATCGACGCCGACGGGCATCTGTCCCCTGAGGACAGTGGGGAACTGTACCGCTACTACGGGTTGCCGATGCAGCGCGACCGCGCGGGCCAGGACCACGCCGACAAGCAACAGCAGCGCGGTGACCTCCGCGGGGAGCAGGCCGCGATGGGCGCGGCGGGTACGGCCGGCATGGCGGGCACCGCGGGTATGGCCGGGAAGCACGACCGGTCCCGCGGCGGCAACGAAACCGCCATGTCCGGCCAGCAGGCCGGAATGTCCGGCAAGGCGGGCATGGCGCCGGACAAGCACACCGCCACCGGCGGCAAGCACGAGCAGAAGGACGCCAAGCACCGCGGTGGCGAGGAGATCATCCGGTCCGAGGAGCGGTTCAACGTCGGCACCGAAGAGGTCGAGACCGGGCACGTGCGGCTGCGCAAGTACGTGGTCACCGAGGAGCAGCAGGTTTCCGTGCCGGTGAGCCACGAAGAGGTGCGGATCGAGCGCGAGCCGATCACCGACGGCCAGCCGGGTCAGGCGAAGATCGGCGAGGCCGAGCAGGACGTGGTGCTGCACGCCGAGAAACCCGTGGTGCACAAGGAAGCCGTGCCGGTGGAGCGGGTGCGGCTGGGCACCGAGAAGGTGACCGAGACCGAAACCGTGACCGGTGAGCTCCGCAAGGAGCAGATCGAAATCGACGACGACACCAAGCGCGACCGCCGCTGA
- a CDS encoding PaaI family thioesterase → MTDFAKLIPFAERLGIDITEASAEVVRGRVDWAADLTTTGGSLHGGLLMSLADTTGAVCAFLNLPEGAQGTTTIESKTNFLRGVREGHVVGASTPLHTGRRVIVVETELRDAAEKLIAKVTQTQAVL, encoded by the coding sequence GTGACCGACTTTGCGAAGCTGATCCCGTTCGCCGAGCGCCTCGGCATCGACATCACCGAGGCCTCGGCGGAGGTGGTGCGCGGCCGCGTCGATTGGGCGGCGGACCTCACCACCACCGGCGGTTCACTGCACGGCGGCCTGCTGATGTCGCTGGCCGACACCACCGGCGCGGTCTGCGCCTTCCTCAACCTGCCCGAGGGCGCGCAGGGCACTACCACGATCGAGTCGAAGACCAACTTCCTGCGCGGGGTCCGCGAAGGCCACGTGGTGGGGGCGTCGACCCCACTGCACACCGGACGCCGCGTGATCGTCGTGGAGACCGAACTCCGCGACGCCGCGGAGAAGCTGATCGCCAAGGTCACGCAGACGCAGGCGGTGTTATGA
- a CDS encoding TIGR03767 family metallophosphoesterase, whose amino-acid sequence MTGLSRRGFVTAAGATGAGLLLSTPTAAAIDRAMGYSAARAVSTAGTTLEAVATPVTPGPAYSRLTAGPGWPLVVREDIAAAKPGRDDRRAAMASFVQFTDMHITDVQSPARFEYLHQFVGSAHRPQEALGPSATASLLRRVNGLPGGPFTGRKFDFMMTTGDNTDNHEQIELKWFLDILNGGRVRPNTGDPDRYEGVQDSGAPLYWNPGKPLDDPYTQKGFPQLPGLLDAAIAEFESPGLDIPWLCTFGNHDNTPVGTLPANLPGIDHWYTGKYKLIGKDESEAKQLAASLNTGGAPVTQLFGGNGTVREVTPDERRRTFSTAEFVQAHLDAANTGPGPEGHGFTGNNADGRDVYYTFRIAPGITGISLDTTTLAGLADGSIGLGQYLWVEKTLQRGSSTYYDFWGNKVTQQVTDELFVLFSHHTSDTMGNVLPDARHPLEPRLNGDTFVGLLNRFPNVLAWVNGHTHLNGIVAHAGKTPAQSFWEINTASHIDFPQQARIIEVADNGDGTLSLFTTLVEADAPYAADYGDTSAQALASLYRELSYNDLHADPIRLGQPRDRNTELLVINPLA is encoded by the coding sequence GGTCCGGCCTACAGCAGGCTCACCGCGGGCCCCGGCTGGCCGCTCGTGGTGCGTGAGGACATCGCCGCGGCGAAGCCCGGCCGCGACGACCGCCGGGCCGCCATGGCCTCGTTCGTGCAGTTCACCGACATGCACATCACCGACGTCCAGAGCCCGGCCCGGTTCGAGTACCTGCACCAGTTCGTCGGCTCGGCGCACCGGCCGCAGGAGGCGCTCGGCCCGTCGGCCACCGCGTCGCTGCTGCGGCGGGTCAACGGACTGCCCGGCGGCCCGTTCACCGGCCGGAAGTTCGACTTCATGATGACCACCGGGGACAACACCGACAACCACGAGCAGATCGAGCTGAAGTGGTTCCTGGACATCCTCAACGGCGGGCGCGTCAGGCCGAACACCGGTGATCCCGATCGCTACGAGGGCGTGCAGGACTCCGGCGCGCCGCTGTACTGGAATCCGGGCAAACCGCTGGATGACCCGTACACGCAGAAGGGTTTCCCGCAGCTGCCCGGCCTGCTGGACGCGGCCATCGCCGAGTTCGAGTCGCCCGGCCTGGACATCCCGTGGTTGTGCACCTTCGGCAACCACGACAACACCCCGGTCGGCACGCTGCCGGCCAACCTGCCCGGCATCGACCACTGGTACACCGGCAAGTACAAGCTCATCGGCAAGGACGAGAGCGAGGCGAAGCAGCTCGCGGCGTCGTTGAACACGGGTGGCGCGCCGGTGACGCAGCTGTTCGGCGGCAACGGCACGGTCCGCGAGGTCACCCCGGACGAGCGCCGCCGCACCTTCTCCACCGCCGAGTTCGTGCAGGCCCACCTGGACGCCGCGAACACCGGCCCCGGCCCGGAAGGCCACGGCTTCACCGGCAACAACGCCGACGGCCGCGACGTCTACTACACCTTCCGGATCGCGCCCGGCATCACCGGGATCAGCCTGGACACCACCACGCTGGCCGGGCTCGCCGACGGCTCGATCGGGCTGGGCCAGTACCTCTGGGTGGAGAAGACGCTGCAGCGCGGCAGTTCGACGTACTACGACTTCTGGGGCAACAAGGTCACCCAGCAGGTCACCGACGAGCTCTTTGTGCTGTTCAGCCACCACACCAGCGACACGATGGGCAACGTCCTGCCCGACGCGCGCCACCCGCTGGAGCCGCGGCTCAACGGCGACACCTTCGTCGGCCTGCTCAACCGCTTCCCCAACGTGCTGGCCTGGGTCAACGGCCACACCCATCTCAACGGCATCGTCGCGCACGCCGGCAAAACCCCGGCGCAGAGCTTCTGGGAGATCAACACCGCGTCGCACATCGACTTCCCGCAGCAGGCGCGGATCATCGAGGTGGCCGACAACGGCGACGGCACGCTCTCGCTGTTCACCACCCTGGTCGAGGCCGACGCACCCTACGCGGCGGACTACGGCGACACCTCGGCGCAAGCGCTTGCGTCGCTGTACCGCGAGCTGTCCTACAACGACCTGCACGCCGACCCGATCCGGCTGGGCCAGCCCCGCGACCGCAACACCGAGCTGCTGGTGATCAACCCGCTGGCGTGA